One Actinopolymorpha sp. NPDC004070 genomic window carries:
- a CDS encoding DoxX family protein, giving the protein MFIAYVTVTILAAVFTGSAAVTYLIGHDYPKAQMAMKRLPLSWGPKLGSLLAAGAVGLVAGFAVPLVGLLAAVGLELYFIGALIAHRRVGSRKLVGWAVFFATESAALAVHLGYHGF; this is encoded by the coding sequence ATGTTCATCGCCTACGTCACGGTGACCATCCTGGCCGCCGTCTTCACCGGCAGCGCCGCCGTCACCTACCTGATCGGCCACGACTACCCCAAGGCGCAAATGGCGATGAAACGGCTGCCGCTCTCGTGGGGACCGAAGTTGGGCAGCCTGCTGGCGGCCGGAGCCGTGGGCCTGGTGGCCGGGTTCGCGGTGCCACTGGTGGGGCTGCTCGCCGCAGTTGGTCTGGAGCTGTACTTCATCGGCGCGCTCATCGCCCACCGGCGGGTGGGCTCCCGGAAGCTCGTCGGCTGGGCGGTCTTCTTCGCCACCGAGTCCGCCGCCCTGGCCGTGCACCTCGGCTACCACGGCTTTTAG
- a CDS encoding alpha/beta hydrolase — MAEAGPAEGTPVLFLHGFPQHWYAWRRVVPLLAGRHRLIMPDFRGFGWSDAPYRGYDTGTRADDVLALMDALGLDRVLLVGHEWGAWVGFMACIRAPERFDSFLALSMIHPWPEHRRLIRHAWRQWYTIPWEYPVIGGALLRHWPAFTRYILRRGVTNPDVWRRADLDEFTESVRPRARAHAGRALHWQYVLRDIPRLLIGHHRALRLTVPTTLLFGTDDFAMSPEALAGGERHATDLVVRVVPGGHYLADEQPGLVADAIRSLSAGFAHAQEPVG, encoded by the coding sequence GTGGCCGAAGCGGGTCCTGCGGAGGGAACGCCGGTTCTGTTCCTCCATGGGTTCCCGCAGCACTGGTACGCGTGGCGCCGCGTGGTCCCGCTGCTGGCCGGCCGTCACCGGCTGATCATGCCCGACTTCCGGGGTTTCGGATGGTCCGACGCCCCATACCGGGGCTATGACACCGGCACCCGAGCAGACGACGTGCTGGCGCTGATGGATGCGCTGGGGCTGGACCGAGTGCTTCTGGTCGGCCATGAGTGGGGGGCGTGGGTCGGCTTCATGGCCTGTATCCGGGCACCCGAACGCTTCGACAGCTTCCTCGCGCTCAGCATGATCCATCCGTGGCCGGAGCATCGGCGCCTCATTCGGCACGCGTGGCGGCAGTGGTACACGATCCCGTGGGAGTATCCGGTGATCGGCGGCGCGCTGCTGCGACACTGGCCCGCGTTCACCAGGTACATCCTTCGCAGAGGAGTGACCAACCCGGATGTGTGGCGACGTGCCGACCTCGACGAGTTCACTGAGTCCGTACGACCGCGGGCGCGGGCCCATGCGGGCCGGGCGCTGCACTGGCAGTACGTCTTGCGGGACATCCCACGGCTCCTCATCGGCCACCACCGGGCGCTCCGGCTGACCGTGCCGACGACACTCCTCTTCGGCACAGACGACTTCGCCATGTCGCCCGAGGCACTGGCAGGAGGCGAACGGCACGCCACCGATCTGGTTGTTCGGGTCGTTCCGGGCGGCCACTACCTCGCCGATGAGCAGCCCGGCCTCGTCGCGGACGCGATCAGGTCGCTGTCCGCCGGATTCGCGCACGCGCAGGAACCGGTCGGGTGA